One window from the genome of bacterium encodes:
- a CDS encoding peptidoglycan DD-metalloendopeptidase family protein produces the protein MNSQVVINEIIARMVDEGFLLGTESHNICKRAIQFLDFSYQRSEELDDKTTIDCSTLVSQSYWEGAAIGIPFVAENQRTAMSGQTVSSLSEMIPGDVLVKYASLNEAPDKTWNHVGLYLGRDFDGEQWLIESTSKFGVRLSKVTDFDQKGGLKRFTFSKTVFDLFVANEALRLTTLVPKFGRLGVRQYCISGATRLAHKGLDIYVNEGTCVYATLSGKVSLIGDDIEKSFGVSIMGDNLIVRYLMLGELFVQEGAIVSKGVLLGKIVTPSKNSDIVYSTAKINQSHLHLEVEKEAKFLNHLYFSKVGELGLPFSR, from the coding sequence ATGAATAGTCAAGTGGTTATTAACGAAATAATCGCCCGAATGGTAGACGAGGGATTTCTACTGGGAACTGAGTCTCACAACATCTGCAAAAGAGCTATTCAATTTTTAGATTTCTCTTACCAGAGAAGTGAGGAATTGGATGATAAGACTACCATTGATTGTTCAACTTTAGTTTCCCAGTCTTACTGGGAAGGAGCGGCAATCGGCATTCCTTTTGTTGCAGAAAATCAGCGGACGGCGATGTCAGGACAAACAGTCTCTTCATTGAGTGAAATGATTCCCGGGGACGTGTTAGTAAAGTACGCCTCATTAAATGAGGCTCCTGATAAAACATGGAATCATGTCGGTCTTTATTTAGGGCGCGACTTTGATGGAGAACAATGGCTTATTGAATCAACAAGTAAGTTCGGAGTTCGTCTCTCCAAAGTAACAGATTTTGATCAAAAAGGTGGACTTAAGCGGTTTACATTCTCAAAGACTGTTTTTGATCTTTTCGTGGCTAACGAAGCATTGAGACTCACCACTCTTGTTCCTAAGTTCGGGCGTTTAGGGGTGCGTCAATATTGCATATCTGGAGCAACACGCTTGGCTCACAAAGGGCTCGATATCTATGTCAATGAAGGTACTTGCGTGTACGCTACTTTGTCTGGCAAAGTGTCTCTGATTGGTGACGATATTGAAAAATCTTTTGGGGTATCTATTATGGGAGATAACTTAATTGTTCGTTATCTTATGCTTGGAGAACTTTTTGTTCAAGAAGGGGCTATCGTGTCAAAGGGGGTATTGTTGGGTAAAATTGTTACTCCTTCAAAAAATAGTGACATTGTGTATTCGACAGCAAAAATAAATCAATCTCACTTGCATTTAGAAGTTGAAAAAGAAGCTAAGTTTCTTAATCACCTGTACTTTTCGAAAGTTGGAGAACTTGGGCTACCATTCAGTCGATAA
- the murD gene encoding UDP-N-acetylmuramoyl-L-alanine--D-glutamate ligase — protein sequence MEFKDYFKNKKITMLGLGLLGRGVNVGKFLAENGAQLTITDLKTKEQLKSSLKKLKKFKNITYVLGEHRLKDFRNRDMIIKAAGVPLDSSFIKEAQKNKIPIEMDASLFMRLAPRGVTIVGITGTRGKTTVTNLIYEILKCAGKRVFLGGNIRGIATLPLLKKVKPGDVVVLELDSWQLQGFGDAKLSPHVSVFTNFMRDHMNYYRGDMDQYFNDKTNIFKYQKKGDTLVLGKQIALEIMTHNNPKPRFGNFGNLQSKARLWIVGRSSVPISWKVKILGIHNRENVALAMRACQALGVDEKAIKQGVENFKGVPGRLEFVRVVRGVKYYNDTTATTPDGNRVALAALSGKKRNIILIAGGNDKELIFDEMARNINRTVKALALIKGTATDKIVKLLPKKTKYPMAVVGNMKDAIRFTHVHARRGDTVLLSPGAASFGIFKNEYDRGDQFNKLVSKL from the coding sequence ATGGAATTTAAGGATTATTTTAAAAACAAAAAGATCACTATGCTCGGCTTGGGGCTTTTGGGGAGAGGAGTGAATGTAGGAAAATTTCTTGCGGAGAATGGCGCGCAGCTCACGATTACCGACCTTAAAACAAAAGAACAGCTCAAAAGTTCTCTTAAGAAACTGAAAAAATTTAAAAACATCACCTATGTTTTAGGAGAACATCGACTTAAAGATTTCCGTAACCGCGATATGATTATCAAGGCGGCAGGCGTTCCTCTCGATTCTTCTTTTATAAAAGAAGCGCAAAAAAACAAAATTCCCATAGAGATGGATGCTTCTCTCTTCATGCGCCTAGCTCCCCGTGGAGTTACAATTGTCGGCATCACGGGCACGCGGGGAAAAACAACGGTGACTAATCTTATTTATGAAATACTCAAGTGTGCGGGGAAGAGGGTGTTTCTTGGTGGAAATATTCGTGGCATTGCCACCTTGCCTCTTTTAAAAAAAGTAAAACCTGGTGACGTGGTTGTTCTCGAACTTGACTCATGGCAACTTCAAGGATTCGGGGATGCAAAACTAAGTCCTCACGTTTCAGTGTTCACTAACTTTATGCGTGACCATATGAATTATTATCGGGGCGATATGGACCAGTATTTTAACGACAAGACAAACATTTTTAAATATCAAAAAAAGGGCGATACATTGGTGCTTGGTAAACAAATAGCACTTGAAATAATGACACACAACAATCCAAAGCCTCGCTTTGGAAACTTTGGAAACCTACAATCCAAAGCGAGGCTTTGGATTGTAGGAAGGTCAAGTGTACCTATCTCGTGGAAAGTGAAAATCTTGGGAATACATAATCGTGAGAATGTTGCTCTTGCAATGAGGGCGTGTCAGGCGCTTGGTGTTGATGAAAAAGCAATCAAACAGGGAGTGGAGAATTTTAAGGGAGTACCCGGACGTCTTGAGTTTGTGCGCGTAGTGCGCGGAGTGAAGTATTATAATGACACTACCGCAACAACACCTGATGGCAATCGCGTCGCGCTCGCAGCGCTTTCCGGAAAGAAGCGTAATATCATTCTCATTGCGGGTGGGAACGACAAGGAGCTTATTTTTGATGAAATGGCTCGGAATATTAACCGGACCGTAAAAGCATTAGCGCTCATTAAGGGAACCGCGACTGATAAGATTGTGAAGCTATTACCCAAGAAAACAAAATATCCGATGGCTGTTGTGGGAAATATGAAAGATGCCATACGATTCACGCACGTGCATGCAAGAAGGGGAGACACCGTCCTTCTTTCTCCTGGCGCGGCAAGTTTTGGTATATTTAAAAATGAGTATGATAGGGGGGATCAGTTTAATAAATTAGTAAGTAAATTATAA
- a CDS encoding NUDIX hydrolase: MNQNIFQASKEYPFHISVGVVLTNNDGLICCHFYKRADLPIESEGKSDLYLLMRETIQPNESLETAISRGLQEEFGARGTLKAYIGSIKSSFPLRVSKVEVEKITLYFHVGMTEFNPITRDQDEVESKSVIQWIKAEDLDRAFMEQGRRYNNRNDLDESQIVRNYIKYVKSKSSKI, from the coding sequence ATGAATCAAAATATTTTTCAGGCTAGTAAGGAATATCCATTTCATATTTCAGTAGGAGTAGTTTTGACAAATAATGACGGGCTGATTTGTTGTCATTTCTATAAAAGAGCAGATTTGCCCATTGAGTCCGAGGGGAAGAGCGACTTATATTTATTAATGCGCGAGACCATTCAACCCAACGAGTCTCTGGAAACAGCAATAAGTCGAGGCCTACAAGAAGAATTTGGAGCACGAGGAACATTGAAGGCTTATATTGGTTCAATAAAATCATCTTTCCCGCTCAGGGTAAGTAAAGTTGAAGTTGAAAAAATAACTCTCTATTTTCATGTTGGAATGACCGAATTCAACCCTATTACTAGGGACCAAGATGAAGTAGAATCTAAAAGTGTAATTCAATGGATCAAAGCAGAAGACCTTGACCGCGCTTTTATGGAACAAGGACGTAGATATAATAATAGAAATGATTTAGATGAGTCTCAAATAGTGAGAAATTATATCAAGTATGTCAAAAGTAAATCTTCTAAAATTTAA
- the murC gene encoding UDP-N-acetylmuramate--L-alanine ligase yields the protein MSKVNLLKFKKVHFIGIGGIGVSAIARMMLLNGKKVSGSDSAPSPVTERIKRLGARIYIGHQESNIADGVGLVVYSPAVPGNNPELVKARREGIPAYSYPEMLGRISQGMYTIAVSGTHGKTTTTAMIAEIMIAAKKDPTVVVGSFLKKQKDNFVPGNSKYFVVEACEYRRSFLNLSPQILVITNIDNDHLDYYGNLKNIQKAFNEIALKVPKGGFIVCNPGDKRVKPALKGIRGKIIDYTKTKTNITIPIPGYHNIENAKAALAVAKLVDIDEVVVLGALKEFHGTWRRTEYKGTMKCGALLFDDYAHHPTEIRATLAGFRAMYTNKRIIVAFQPHLFSRTKLLLSDLAKSFRDVDEIILADIYAAREVDDGSISSRILAERMGKYHKNVHYKGGFFSIESYLRKKAKKDDIVITMGAGNIYEIGEKLITKKK from the coding sequence ATGTCAAAAGTAAATCTTCTAAAATTTAAAAAAGTCCACTTCATCGGTATCGGCGGGATCGGCGTGTCAGCCATTGCGCGTATGATGCTTTTGAATGGAAAAAAAGTAAGTGGTTCTGACAGCGCTCCATCTCCCGTGACGGAACGCATTAAACGTCTCGGTGCACGAATATATATCGGACACCAGGAATCAAACATTGCAGATGGTGTTGGCCTTGTGGTGTATTCTCCCGCTGTACCCGGGAATAATCCCGAGCTTGTAAAAGCGCGACGCGAAGGTATTCCCGCGTACTCATATCCCGAAATGCTGGGGCGTATTTCACAGGGGATGTATACCATTGCGGTTTCGGGGACACACGGTAAAACGACCACAACGGCAATGATTGCCGAGATTATGATTGCGGCAAAAAAGGATCCGACGGTTGTGGTGGGCAGTTTCCTTAAGAAACAGAAAGATAATTTTGTTCCCGGAAACAGCAAATATTTTGTAGTAGAAGCATGTGAATACCGCAGATCATTTCTCAATCTTTCACCCCAGATTCTTGTTATTACCAACATCGACAACGACCACCTCGATTACTATGGCAATCTTAAAAATATTCAAAAAGCATTCAACGAGATTGCGCTTAAGGTTCCCAAGGGCGGTTTCATTGTTTGTAATCCTGGCGATAAACGGGTAAAACCTGCGCTTAAAGGAATTCGCGGAAAAATCATTGATTACACAAAGACAAAAACAAACATCACCATACCAATTCCCGGTTATCACAACATAGAGAATGCAAAAGCGGCACTTGCCGTGGCAAAACTTGTTGATATTGATGAAGTGGTAGTACTTGGGGCACTTAAAGAATTTCATGGTACATGGCGAAGAACGGAATATAAGGGGACAATGAAGTGCGGAGCTCTTCTTTTTGATGATTATGCGCATCACCCAACAGAAATCCGAGCGACCCTTGCCGGATTTCGCGCGATGTATACGAACAAGAGAATTATTGTTGCATTCCAGCCCCATTTGTTTTCTCGCACGAAATTGCTTCTCAGTGATTTGGCAAAAAGTTTTAGAGATGTTGATGAAATTATTCTCGCGGATATTTATGCGGCGCGTGAAGTTGATGATGGAAGTATCTCTTCGCGCATACTTGCGGAGCGGATGGGAAAGTATCATAAAAATGTACACTATAAAGGCGGATTTTTTTCGATTGAAAGCTACCTTAGGAAAAAGGCAAAAAAAGATGATATCGTCATCACTATGGGCGCGGGGAATATTTATGAGATCGGTGAAAAATTGATCACTAAGAAAAAATAA
- the rsmI gene encoding 16S rRNA (cytidine(1402)-2'-O)-methyltransferase: MPTLYIVATPIGNLEDITLRAIRVLKEVDMILCEDTRTTQKLLQKYDIKTPTLSYHSHSGLAKVEKIFELLEEGKNLALVSDAGTPTISDPGVLLVLQVKEKFGQDVAIIPIPGPSAVIAALSASGLPSSDFLFLGFLPHKKGRETLFKEITFSKRTTVFYESPHRILKTLESLKEHLGADRKIVLARELTKIYEEMVTGTAQEILQYFEKNKDKVKGEFVVMVEGK; encoded by the coding sequence ATGCCCACGCTCTATATAGTCGCAACGCCCATTGGAAACCTTGAAGACATCACCCTTCGAGCAATTCGCGTGCTTAAGGAAGTTGATATGATCCTATGTGAAGATACGCGCACAACACAAAAACTTTTGCAGAAGTACGATATCAAAACGCCAACATTGAGCTATCATTCCCATAGTGGACTTGCGAAAGTGGAGAAAATTTTTGAACTGCTTGAAGAAGGAAAAAATCTTGCACTGGTATCTGATGCGGGAACTCCCACCATTTCTGATCCGGGGGTTTTACTGGTGTTGCAAGTCAAAGAAAAATTTGGACAAGATGTCGCCATTATTCCCATCCCCGGCCCTTCGGCAGTTATCGCGGCGCTCTCGGCAAGCGGTTTACCCTCGTCGGACTTTCTATTTTTAGGCTTTCTTCCACACAAGAAGGGGAGGGAGACGCTTTTTAAAGAGATCACCTTCTCAAAGCGCACGACTGTATTCTATGAATCCCCGCACAGAATTTTAAAAACACTTGAATCACTCAAGGAGCATTTGGGTGCCGATCGCAAAATTGTTTTAGCCCGAGAGCTTACAAAAATATATGAGGAAATGGTAACGGGAACAGCACAAGAGATTCTCCAATATTTTGAAAAAAATAAAGATAAAGTGAAGGGGGAGTTTGTGGTAATGGTTGAAGGAAAGTAA
- a CDS encoding putative glycoside hydrolase, with the protein MTPETIKVIGSSSLEVKKEQKFIVTHIKTPNAVKAIYMTQCVAGTRDFRARLLDLVNTTELNSIIIDIKDYSGRISFRSENPLLKDKLSPTCRADDMMKFIGTLHEKGIYVIGRITVFQDPYLSKMRPDFAIKKASDKGALWKDKKGISYIDPGAHEAWDYFVTLAEESYNIGFDEINFDYIRFPSDGNMQDIYFPWSNEVLSKDPVNGKSEAMRRFFEYLSGTLKKKIPGIPLSADLFGMTTTNTDDLNIGQVLEKTSPYFDFIAPMVYPSHYPPTFRGFKNPADHPYEIVKFSMDSAVTRLKTASTTPLKLRPWIQDFDLGAVYTADMVRAQIQATYDAGLTSWMLWDAGNTYTREALLGN; encoded by the coding sequence ATGACACCAGAAACCATCAAAGTCATTGGAAGCTCTTCTCTCGAAGTAAAAAAAGAACAAAAATTTATTGTAACGCACATAAAAACACCCAATGCAGTTAAAGCAATCTATATGACGCAGTGTGTTGCAGGAACAAGAGATTTTCGAGCGCGCCTTCTCGATCTTGTTAATACGACGGAACTAAATTCTATTATTATAGATATCAAAGATTATAGCGGAAGAATTTCATTCAGGAGCGAGAACCCTCTTTTAAAAGATAAGCTTTCACCGACGTGTCGCGCGGACGATATGATGAAATTTATCGGAACATTACACGAGAAAGGTATTTATGTAATAGGAAGAATTACCGTATTCCAAGATCCGTATCTTTCAAAAATGCGCCCTGATTTCGCAATCAAAAAAGCAAGTGATAAGGGGGCGCTATGGAAAGACAAGAAGGGGATTAGTTACATAGACCCCGGTGCCCATGAAGCTTGGGACTATTTTGTTACGCTCGCGGAGGAGTCATATAACATTGGCTTTGACGAAATCAATTTTGATTACATTCGTTTCCCATCTGATGGAAATATGCAAGATATCTACTTTCCGTGGAGCAATGAAGTGCTAAGCAAGGATCCAGTAAATGGAAAATCAGAAGCAATGCGCAGATTTTTTGAATACTTGAGTGGAACTCTCAAAAAAAAGATTCCTGGAATCCCATTGTCAGCCGATCTTTTTGGGATGACAACAACAAATACTGATGATCTCAATATCGGACAAGTGCTTGAAAAAACTTCTCCTTATTTTGATTTTATCGCGCCCATGGTATATCCATCGCATTATCCGCCTACGTTTCGTGGTTTCAAAAATCCAGCCGACCATCCTTATGAGATTGTAAAATTTTCAATGGATTCCGCAGTAACTCGCCTTAAGACTGCAAGTACAACCCCGCTTAAACTTCGTCCATGGATTCAAGACTTCGACTTGGGGGCGGTGTATACAGCAGATATGGTACGCGCGCAGATACAAGCAACCTACGACGCGGGGCTAACTTCATGGATGCTGTGGGACGCGGGGAACACATACACACGAGAAGCATTACTTGGCAATTAA
- a CDS encoding type IV secretion system DNA-binding domain-containing protein, which translates to MKGMSDTVTYFAQTDARNKRVPFGIKSKDRTKHVYVIGKTGMGKSTLLENMAVQDIKNGEGFAFIDPHGKTAELLLEYIPEERIKDVIYFAPFDTDHPISFNVMEDVGYDKRHLVVAGLMSAFKKIWLDAWSARMEYILSNTLLALLEYPDSTLLSVNRMLTDKEYRKRVVENIKDPSVKSFWVDEFAKYTDRYTQEATPAIQNKVGQFTANPLIRNIIGQPKSSFDFRKVIDERKILIINLSKGRIGESNANLLGSMLITKIYLAAMSRADIHDREMQKLPNFYLYVDEFQSFANESFADILSEARKYKLNLTIAHQYVEQMSEEVRAAVFGNVGTMIMFRVGAFDAETLEKEFAPAFMAEDMVNLGIYQIYLKLMIDGVASHPFSATTLPPILLPEKSSRNQVIENSQKAFAYPRPEVEEAIRIWYQPIIPAKPITPINQTSIPALGGASKPLEKSHPAPTQIHTLLENHPPEEWSKKVEPKKPTPITLDALKTKSPGVITQGKRLTVLSKNILGLKEALKEVLQEARYDGTKNTIQGIKEIKHDSKALNQVIPRTTQPMQPNADTQKQQLGATSGGQKQNEIPEDVLRKMLQVDR; encoded by the coding sequence ATGAAGGGAATGTCAGATACCGTCACGTATTTTGCGCAAACCGATGCCCGTAACAAGCGGGTTCCTTTCGGCATTAAGTCAAAAGACCGTACCAAGCATGTTTACGTAATTGGGAAAACGGGTATGGGGAAGTCAACACTTCTTGAAAATATGGCAGTGCAGGATATCAAGAATGGCGAGGGATTTGCGTTTATTGACCCGCATGGTAAAACCGCGGAGCTTCTTCTTGAATATATACCCGAGGAACGTATCAAAGATGTGATTTATTTCGCGCCGTTTGATACCGACCATCCGATTTCATTTAACGTGATGGAAGACGTGGGTTATGATAAGCGACATTTGGTAGTAGCGGGTCTCATGAGCGCTTTCAAGAAAATTTGGCTCGATGCATGGTCTGCACGCATGGAGTATATTTTAAGCAACACACTCTTGGCTCTCCTCGAATATCCCGATTCAACACTTTTGAGTGTTAATCGAATGCTTACGGACAAAGAATATCGCAAGCGCGTGGTTGAGAATATTAAAGATCCGTCAGTTAAATCTTTTTGGGTTGATGAATTTGCAAAATATACCGACCGCTATACTCAAGAAGCAACTCCGGCAATTCAAAATAAAGTTGGGCAATTTACCGCGAATCCACTCATTAGAAATATTATCGGTCAACCAAAATCAAGTTTTGATTTTAGAAAAGTAATAGACGAACGGAAGATTCTCATCATCAACCTCTCCAAGGGGCGCATTGGTGAAAGTAACGCAAACCTCTTGGGAAGCATGCTTATTACCAAAATTTATCTTGCGGCAATGTCTCGTGCCGACATACACGACCGTGAGATGCAGAAACTCCCCAACTTTTATCTCTATGTTGACGAGTTTCAGTCATTTGCGAATGAATCATTTGCGGATATTCTCTCGGAAGCGAGAAAATACAAACTTAATCTTACGATTGCCCATCAGTATGTTGAACAGATGTCTGAAGAAGTGCGCGCCGCAGTGTTTGGTAACGTGGGTACGATGATTATGTTTCGGGTGGGCGCATTTGATGCTGAAACACTCGAAAAAGAATTTGCGCCGGCATTTATGGCGGAAGATATGGTTAATCTTGGGATTTACCAAATTTATCTAAAACTTATGATCGATGGCGTCGCATCTCATCCGTTTTCAGCGACAACCCTTCCGCCGATTCTTCTTCCCGAAAAATCCTCTCGTAATCAAGTGATAGAAAATTCTCAAAAAGCATTTGCGTATCCTCGTCCTGAAGTGGAAGAAGCGATTCGGATATGGTATCAGCCAATTATTCCCGCAAAGCCTATTACACCCATTAACCAAACTTCCATACCAGCGTTAGGAGGCGCATCTAAACCCCTGGAAAAATCTCATCCCGCACCAACGCAGATTCATACTTTGCTTGAAAATCACCCTCCCGAAGAATGGAGTAAAAAAGTAGAACCCAAAAAACCAACTCCCATCACCCTTGATGCGCTTAAGACGAAAAGCCCCGGAGTCATAACCCAAGGGAAGCGTTTAACGGTTCTCTCAAAAAATATATTAGGACTCAAAGAAGCGCTCAAAGAAGTACTCCAGGAGGCAAGATACGATGGTACTAAGAATACCATTCAGGGGATAAAGGAAATAAAACATGACAGTAAGGCGTTGAATCAGGTAATTCCTCGGACAACGCAACCAATGCAACCAAACGCCGATACGCAAAAACAGCAATTGGGGGCTACTTCTGGCGGTCAAAAACAAAATGAAATTCCTGAAGATGTGTTGCGAAAAATGTTACAGGTAGACAGGTAA
- a CDS encoding lamin tail domain-containing protein, translating to MRFLNKFCIFFILVTSATTASAAVVFSEIMYDLKEGSDTGREWVEITNMGSESVNLTGWKLYEANTNHAITLLQGSETIPVGGFAIIANDSTKFLTDHVGFSGTIFDSSFSLLNSGESLSIHDANLADIDGVIYTSTQGGAGDGNSLQKVGSVWQGGTPTPGAPNTLTSASTENGTSQQETSTTSTGSGSTNTTVAASSSFSVEPQIFASAGEKKRMAVVGGTVTFSGRVWGLKKEPIENARMLWNFGDGNTAEGKTVAHAYRYPGTYIVTIDASSGYYSASDRVTVEAVSADVVISSVGDSQSLFIELHNKSQYELDLSFWSIRAGNLTFVIPEHTFITAGAKIKFGSEVTGVTSNALASVALYYPNGILAHPYSPAAPSNISVAPKNNTKTIVASKTVKLPVLPAPTGSTLNDSRSMTNTVLSQNIVAEKKLPEENTQTASLDNIYPETHSLFWWIMGVCALAVVGIASAFFTKRNPSLELAKNEADAYEIIEETEDDKIPF from the coding sequence ATGAGGTTTCTTAATAAATTTTGTATATTTTTTATTCTCGTAACTTCCGCAACCACTGCTTCCGCGGCGGTTGTTTTCAGTGAGATTATGTATGATCTCAAAGAAGGAAGCGATACGGGACGTGAGTGGGTCGAGATTACCAACATGGGGAGCGAATCGGTTAATCTCACGGGATGGAAATTATATGAAGCAAATACCAATCACGCAATCACGCTCTTGCAAGGAAGCGAGACAATCCCTGTGGGTGGTTTTGCGATTATTGCGAATGATTCTACGAAGTTTCTTACAGATCATGTAGGATTTTCTGGCACCATTTTTGATAGTTCATTCTCACTTTTAAACTCAGGCGAAAGTTTGAGTATTCATGACGCAAATCTTGCCGATATTGATGGAGTAATTTACACATCAACCCAAGGGGGAGCCGGGGATGGAAATTCATTACAGAAAGTGGGTAGTGTGTGGCAGGGGGGAACACCAACCCCGGGTGCACCCAATACTCTTACTTCCGCATCAACAGAGAACGGGACTTCACAACAAGAAACTTCCACCACAAGCACGGGAAGTGGAAGTACAAACACCACCGTCGCAGCGAGCTCGTCTTTCTCCGTAGAGCCGCAGATTTTCGCTTCTGCGGGGGAGAAGAAGCGAATGGCAGTTGTCGGAGGAACCGTTACATTTTCTGGAAGGGTGTGGGGGCTCAAGAAAGAGCCGATTGAGAATGCTCGAATGCTTTGGAATTTTGGCGATGGGAATACTGCCGAGGGAAAGACCGTTGCGCATGCTTATCGCTATCCAGGCACGTACATTGTTACCATTGATGCCTCGTCAGGATATTATTCCGCTTCTGATAGAGTGACCGTTGAAGCGGTTTCTGCCGATGTCGTTATTTCCTCGGTTGGGGATTCGCAATCTTTATTTATTGAATTGCACAATAAGTCGCAATACGAACTTGACCTCTCTTTTTGGAGTATTCGCGCCGGCAATCTCACATTCGTTATCCCAGAGCACACGTTTATTACCGCAGGAGCAAAAATTAAATTTGGGAGCGAAGTAACCGGGGTCACTTCAAACGCACTGGCCAGTGTTGCTCTTTATTATCCCAATGGTATCCTTGCACACCCATATTCTCCCGCGGCACCTTCAAATATATCCGTCGCGCCGAAGAATAATACTAAAACAATCGTTGCATCCAAAACCGTAAAACTACCCGTGCTCCCCGCACCTACGGGCTCTACGCTTAACGATTCACGTTCTATGACCAACACCGTTCTTTCTCAAAATATTGTTGCCGAAAAGAAACTTCCCGAAGAAAACACACAAACCGCTTCTCTGGACAATATCTATCCAGAAACTCACTCTTTGTTTTGGTGGATCATGGGCGTATGCGCGCTTGCGGTGGTTGGCATTGCAAGTGCATTTTTCACCAAGCGTAATCCATCATTAGAACTGGCAAAAAATGAAGCCGACGCGTATGAAATCATTGAAGAAACAGAAGATGACAAAATCCCATTTTAA
- a CDS encoding glycosyltransferase family 4 protein, with the protein MSQERVKKILIFSLAYYPKHVGGAEVAVKEITDRIDPKEIEFHMVTLRFDSTLPKTETIGNVTVHRIGFTSKNPTMVDIKKFPLHLNKFLFQFLAAWKAGSLHKKYHYDGIWAMMAHSCAVPAGIFKTHHLSIPYALTLQEGDPIDHIKRTMLPLYPLFVRGFKKADVMQTISTFLARWGEEMGFKGQIHIIPNGVNTKHFSQDYTKEELDTLKQGLGKKINETWLIHTGRYVTKNGLDDIIRALPMLPENVHLFMIGDGPQEQTYKDLAESLKVSKRMHFHPYVPVDKIPKYLKACDIFIRPSLSEGMGNSFIEAMAAGIPVIATQEGGITDFLFDPDRNPDKKPTGFAVNPHDPEGIARQVKRFLEDKKLRDEIIKNARELAFAKYDWDKIAVDMQEKVFKPLLTKSK; encoded by the coding sequence ATGTCACAAGAAAGAGTCAAAAAAATTCTCATCTTTTCTCTTGCATACTACCCAAAACACGTGGGCGGGGCGGAGGTTGCCGTCAAAGAGATTACTGACAGGATTGATCCGAAAGAAATTGAATTTCACATGGTGACACTTCGGTTTGATTCAACACTCCCAAAAACAGAAACAATTGGTAATGTGACTGTCCATCGCATCGGATTTACATCAAAAAATCCGACCATGGTGGACATCAAAAAATTTCCGCTTCATTTGAATAAATTCTTATTTCAGTTTCTTGCCGCATGGAAGGCAGGGAGTTTACATAAGAAATATCACTACGACGGCATTTGGGCGATGATGGCGCATTCATGCGCAGTGCCCGCAGGTATTTTTAAAACACACCATCTTTCCATACCCTACGCCCTTACACTCCAAGAAGGAGACCCGATTGATCATATCAAGCGCACCATGCTTCCACTTTACCCACTTTTTGTACGTGGATTTAAAAAAGCTGATGTTATGCAGACAATTTCAACATTTCTTGCTCGGTGGGGGGAAGAAATGGGGTTTAAGGGGCAAATACATATAATCCCCAACGGGGTGAATACAAAACATTTTTCACAAGATTATACGAAAGAAGAGCTTGACACACTCAAACAGGGGCTTGGAAAAAAGATTAATGAAACGTGGCTTATTCATACAGGACGTTATGTTACGAAAAACGGTCTTGATGATATTATCCGAGCGCTTCCCATGTTGCCGGAAAATGTACACCTATTCATGATTGGAGATGGACCGCAAGAACAGACGTATAAAGACTTGGCGGAGTCCTTGAAGGTATCCAAGCGAATGCATTTTCATCCGTATGTTCCCGTGGATAAAATACCAAAATATCTTAAAGCTTGTGATATTTTTATACGCCCGTCGCTCTCCGAAGGAATGGGGAACTCGTTTATAGAAGCAATGGCGGCAGGGATTCCGGTGATCGCAACCCAAGAGGGAGGGATTACCGATTTTTTATTTGACCCTGATCGCAATCCCGATAAAAAGCCGACAGGTTTTGCTGTTAATCCTCACGACCCGGAAGGTATTGCACGGCAAGTGAAGCGTTTTCTTGAAGACAAAAAATTGCGTGATGAAATTATCAAAAATGCCCGTGAGCTTGCGTTCGCAAAGTATGATTGGGATAAAATTGCGGTGGATATGCAAGAAAAAGTATTTAAGCCATTACTCACAAAGTCAAAATAG